The nucleotide sequence AGCCAGGACGAAGCCCTTCCTACTGGTTCGGCCCCGATTTAGTAGCTGCTTCGGACTTTGATATTCATGTCGCTTTCTATCCGGAGATGGGGCCAGGGGGCATTCTCTACCGGCATCATAGTGAAGCCGTGTGGACCTCATTCAAAGCTGCCACAGCGACCGGAATTGAAAACGTTAAGTGGCCGGGTTCTTGGAATGTTGGATACGGCCAGCATGGAGAACATGACCGACGGTTCAAAGGGACCGGCTTAACTATCCGCGTGCGTCAGGATTTCGCTTAAGGTAGTATTCCGCCCCCTCCCGCAAACGACCCCTATATCACGGTCGATGACACCGGTGCCCGTCACGCTCATGGTAATTTTTATACGACGCAGATCGGCGGCGACCATTTTACCGTCTTCCGCACCACGAAATCGAAATCGCGACTGAACTTCCTGTCGCTGCTGCGCGGCAACTACCGGGATTATGTCCTCAATGACGCGGCATTCGACTATCTGGAAGAGCGTCGTGGCGATCCGGGCCTTGTTGCCAGACTGCGCACTTTCGAGCCGCAAGGCTTCTGCAATCAGGTGCAGTTCCTGGAATATCTGGCCGGCAAGGGCATCGATATTTTCGACAGGCAAGGGATCGGAGTCCTGGCCGAAGCTGGTCTCTGGGGGTCCCTGCGCCATCACGGCCTACTGGGCGACGTGGTGATCGTCTCTGACGATGCCGGACAGTTCCGTGTCGGAAATCATGCCCTGTGCTGGGTCCATAGCGAGCGCCTTCTACAAAAGCTCATGCCGGCCACCGCCAAGGAGGAGCGATCTGTCGCGCTTATTCGTGATCTCGTCTGGCGCTTTTACAAAGCGCTGAAGGCCTGGAAACAGAGACCCTCCCCGCAGGCAATCCCTGCCTTCCGACGACGGTTCGACAGGATCTTTACCCTGCACACTGGCTATGACGCCCTCGATCAACTGCTGACGCGCCTGCATCGGCGAAAAGACGAACTGCTAAAGGTGCTTGAGTATCCACATATTCCATTGCACACAAACGCGTCGGAGAACGACTTGCGGACCTTCGTCACCAAGCGAAAGATCTCGGGCGGTACCTTAAGCCGGGACGGCCTCGTTGCGCGCGACACCATGCTCGGTCTGATGAAGACCTGCAAAAAGCTCCGACTGTCCTTTTTCCACTACCTCGGCGACCGGCTCGGCATCAGCGGCCAGACCATCCCGCCGTTGGCAAGCCTTGTCGCGGCAAAAGCCTGAGTGCTGTTATCTGCCGCCGGGCTTCGTAAACGGCAGGACACGGCCGTCTTTGGACGCCTCTCCATCCAGACCATGCCGGCCCACAAGCGTCAGCAACGACGGCGAGACGTTCCAGTGCTTCTCATCGTCGGTGTGAACCGTCACGGTCTTGCGATTGCGGCGGATGACGATGCCCCTGATCGTTCTTCCATCCGGCCCCTCGAACATGACACCGCTGCCGATCTTGATCTCTTGCAGGGCAGCGGCGGTCTTTTGCTGATGCAGAAAATGCAGCCGTTCGACGATACGTCCATGCAGTGCCATCAGCGTGGCTTCGTCGAGCCCCTCGATATCGATCTCGTGCATCTTGCCGCTACCCACCCCTCTGGTCCCAATGCCGTCTTATGCTTCGTCACCGATTATGGTAGAAGAACATCGACGGCACAATTGCCCAGCGCTTCGGCAGTGCCCCCAAATCAGCCCCTTTTACCCGCTTCTTGGAATCGGATCTTCTGATTTCTACTTTATTAACCATCAGAATTAACGGTATTTTTTTGCTATAGAGAAGTCACTTTGACTTTTATTTCCGTTGCTCGGACGATGTTTTTCTGTGGCGCCTTACCATCGATAAGTATCGGTTATCGATGGTAGATTGACAGAAGGTGCGAATCCATCGTGTCAGTCCTTGAGGATCGGCGGAAAGCCTGCAAATCCGGGCTTTTTGCAGCTTTTTCATTTAGGATCGGTGGAAAATTCTGCCTGATCGAGCGGAAGTGACGCGCCGGACGGGTCGAGCTCCTCCCCTCCCCGACCGCCCCTTGGTAGCGAAGGCTGTCCAACATAACCGGTTCCGCTTCGCTCCCCTCAGAAACCGCCGATTTACGGCATTTCCGCCATGGATGCCCGCTGGTGCGCCTTCAGGGGTCGCGATGAGCGGTCGCCGGGCTCAAGCGAGAAAACGCGCTGAATGCCGCTCCATTTGAGCCATAAAACACGCTTGCAAACCTTCATTTTCTCACGCATTCATTATCTGTACAAACGCCCTCAAAAATGAGCCAAAACTGATGCCTCAGGTTGCAACCGTCAGTTCCCCTTCCCCGCCGCAGCGATTGATCGGCTACGCGCGGGTTTCGACCGACGATCAGCTCAACGACGCCCAGATCGACGAGCTGCGCGCCGCCGGCTGCCACCGCATTCACCAGGAGCATGGATCCGGCTTATCCCGGGCGAGACCGGTGCTCATAAAGCTGCTGAAGGATCTCGCCGCCGGCGACGTACTGGTGGTCGTTCGTCTCGACCGTCTGGCCCGATCGGTCAGCCATCTGCTGCAGGTGATCGAAGACCTCGAAGGGCGCGGCGTGCATTTCCGCTCGCTGCGCGATCCGATCGACACATCCACACCGCAGGGCATGTTCTCGCTGCAGGTGCTTGGGGCCGTCGCACAGCTCGAGCGCGCCCTGATCGCAGAACGAACCAAAGCTGGCATCAAGGCTGCGAAAGCCAGAGGCAAGCTTCCCGGCAATCCCGGTCTGCGCGAGCGCCGACCGGAAGCGATCAAGGCGGTGTCGCAAGCGCGTGAGAAACTTTATCTCGACGAACTGATCTCATCGGCGCAGACGTGGATCCCGACCGTGCGGCAGCTCCGGCCCCAGCATAGTTGGGACAATGTCGTCCGTGTCCTTAACCGCCGTGGCCATGACTGGACGGTCGAGCGGCTCCGCCGCGCTGTTCACCGGATGGTTCGTGAGAAGCTGGCGGAACCAGAGTTGTTGGCCCGCTCGCCACGTCGCGCACCCGAAGACCATCTGATGAAACTGGTCGCCGCGATCACCATCGCCGATCCCAATCTGTCGCTACGCGACATTGCCACGCAACTGGATCAAATGGGGGAACGACCCGTACGTGGCGGCCGGAAATGGCAACCGTCTTCCGTGAAAGCTCTGCTAGACGAAGCTTACCGCTTCGGGCTCGTCCGCAATTAAGGGCTTCGGTCGTGTTTCGGGGTAACCGTAGCAAATTTGCAAACACGATGCTGTTGGCACGTCATCCCAAATCAAATCGGAGACGGGAATCCGATCGGTCAGGGAGCGATGCAGCACGGCAAGTAGTGCTCAATCCAATATGTCTGGATCCACGACGTCCACTATGACGCCGGCCTCCCCAAACATTTCTCGCGCTTCGTCGAATGCTTCTTTCCACCTGGGGGAGTCAGACAGGTGATCGGTTACCACTCGAACGATGCCACTCTGGATAATTAGGCTGGCACAGGTGGCGCACGGGTGGAGTGGACTTACATACAGCGTGCAATCTTTCAACGACTGTCCCGCGGAAACGATTGCATTAGCCTCTGCATGCACAACTCGGAGAAGTTTCCGGCGCCGATCTTCGTATAACCTTGGATCGTCATTGCACCCGCGAGGGAAACCATTCCAGCCCTTTGAGGCGACCGTCCCATCGGATCTTAATATGCAAGCCCCCACCTTGCGCGCTGGATCTTTCGACATCGTCGCCGACAATCGCGCTTCCATCAGGCCATATTGGTCCCACCGTTTTCCTCTCACAGTTAGTCTCCTATAGGCATTTTACTTGCAAATTCAGGCGTGCTGCGACAACAGCTGAGCAATCCAAGGGTGCTCGGCGCAATCGGAAACATCTTGATACAGGACCCCTTCCCAGCCGAACGCATTGACAGCTTCTACGACTGCCTCAGAGTCATCGAAGAAAAGTGGCGGCTCAGATTGGGCGCCAAGAATGTCCGAGGCGCGTTCAAAAAATCCGCGACCCGGCTTTAGCTCGCCAAACCTTGCAGCATGAAACATATCATCGAATAGGTTTTCAAAGCCGTGGCGATTCCAAAGATGGAAGGCACGCATGTGCTCCTGATTGGTGGCGACATATAGCCGAACCTGCCCTGTTCGCCGAATTTGGCGGACAAGCTCCAACAATTGCATGTTGATGTGGCTGTCCCGATTAAGCCAATAACTGGCAACGACAAAGGGCGAGCCATGGAAGCCCAATTTCGGAAGGGTCTCTTCGAGAGCGGAAATCAGCGCCTTCCGACCCGTCAGAACTTCTTTTTCAAATACCTGCTTGATGAAGAACTCGGTGAACGCGGAGGAATCAATCCCGAGGTCGGCCAGCAAATGTTCGTCCCAGCGCCTGCGGCGCTGCAACTGCCCTGTATAGCCATGGACAAGGACGCCATCGACATCAAAAAGCACTGATCTCAATACATCACCTTTTTTCTATCCAATCAGATCGAATGGGAATGGCCTGAAGTTCATCGCCGAAACGGCCGACGCACCACAAGGCCAAGAAGCGTCTAGTCTTGAGGTTTGAAATTGACGAGCAGCGATTTGAGCTCGACCTCGCGCACCCTCCGGGCCGCCTCGTCAGGGCTAACCCAATCGACCACACGCTGTCCCCGCTCTTTGAACTGGCTCCCGACCTCTTTGACCTCCACCTGAAACATCTCTACCACGCAGGGGACAACTTTGCCGCCCTCGAGCTCTTTCAGATAGGTGTAGCGCCCGATTGGTGTCTTTCTCACCTTGCCTCGAACCCCGGCCTCCTCCCATGCTTCCGTAGCGGCTGCTTCATGAGGCTCCTTGCCTTTTATCGGCCATCCTTTCGGGACGATCCATCGCCCGGTGTCGCGGGACGTGATCACCAGAATTTCGACTTCGCGGTCGCCATTCTTGCGGCGAAAGCAAATGGCGCCGTACTGGTTGCGGAACGCGTTTGCAAACAGCGTCTCAGGTGTCTGCGCAAGCTGTTGCAGCAAATGCTTTGACGGAGGCTTTACGGGCTTACGGCTTTCCTTCTTTGGCTTCATGAAGCGCAGATTGTCAGATTTCCGTTGTCGTCTCAATGATCGGCTGTAGGTTAGGCTCTGTTTTCAAACACTTACTCCTTTCGTATTCCGGCCGGCCACTGGATGATCATGGTTGCCGATCCAATCCGTCGCTACGTGCTGTCGCCAGGTGGATCAAAGCAGAGAGCCCGGCAGGTGGTAGCCGGAAATGGCATCCGCCATCGGTCAGGGCGCTGCAGGACGAAGCGCTTCGCTTTTGCCTGCCTCGCTGTTGAGGGCCTGGTTCATGAGACGGCCGAGCTTTCTATCACGCAAGCGCCCCCTCGTCTCGGAAATCGCCTTCCAATCGTGGCTGGCCAAGATCTGTTCGGCCAAACGTTGATACTCCACGTCCGATCGAAGCTTGAGCTTCGGGGCAGTTTCCAGAATCTTATCGGCATCAAGCGTTTCGATGGCTTGCGGCAGTGGATTGCGCTTTCGGTCAGCAAATGCTTGCCTGAGGAAAGGGGGTGGCGGTCCCAACCATCGTCTTGCCTGCGCCAGATCAAGCAACTGCGCTGCGGCCACGAATGTGGCGGCGCGCCACGGTAGTGACAGGCCGGCGA is from Rhizobium sp. CB3090 and encodes:
- a CDS encoding transposase, translated to MQFLEYLAGKGIDIFDRQGIGVLAEAGLWGSLRHHGLLGDVVIVSDDAGQFRVGNHALCWVHSERLLQKLMPATAKEERSVALIRDLVWRFYKALKAWKQRPSPQAIPAFRRRFDRIFTLHTGYDALDQLLTRLHRRKDELLKVLEYPHIPLHTNASENDLRTFVTKRKISGGTLSRDGLVARDTMLGLMKTCKKLRLSFFHYLGDRLGISGQTIPPLASLVAAKA
- a CDS encoding recombinase family protein, translated to MPQVATVSSPSPPQRLIGYARVSTDDQLNDAQIDELRAAGCHRIHQEHGSGLSRARPVLIKLLKDLAAGDVLVVVRLDRLARSVSHLLQVIEDLEGRGVHFRSLRDPIDTSTPQGMFSLQVLGAVAQLERALIAERTKAGIKAAKARGKLPGNPGLRERRPEAIKAVSQAREKLYLDELISSAQTWIPTVRQLRPQHSWDNVVRVLNRRGHDWTVERLRRAVHRMVREKLAEPELLARSPRRAPEDHLMKLVAAITIADPNLSLRDIATQLDQMGERPVRGGRKWQPSSVKALLDEAYRFGLVRN
- a CDS encoding HAD family hydrolase codes for the protein MLFDVDGVLVHGYTGQLQRRRRWDEHLLADLGIDSSAFTEFFIKQVFEKEVLTGRKALISALEETLPKLGFHGSPFVVASYWLNRDSHINMQLLELVRQIRRTGQVRLYVATNQEHMRAFHLWNRHGFENLFDDMFHAARFGELKPGRGFFERASDILGAQSEPPLFFDDSEAVVEAVNAFGWEGVLYQDVSDCAEHPWIAQLLSQHA
- a CDS encoding NUDIX hydrolase — translated: MKPKKESRKPVKPPSKHLLQQLAQTPETLFANAFRNQYGAICFRRKNGDREVEILVITSRDTGRWIVPKGWPIKGKEPHEAAATEAWEEAGVRGKVRKTPIGRYTYLKELEGGKVVPCVVEMFQVEVKEVGSQFKERGQRVVDWVSPDEAARRVREVELKSLLVNFKPQD